TCAAAAGAGGATTGACGGATAGGCGATTTCATCCCAAAAGCGCCACCCCAGAACATTTTTGCTCCCTGGCGAATTCCGTCCTTGGTATAGGTTTTATCGAACAATAAGGAATTAGACCCGTCATAAGCTTGCCCTCAAACCGAAACTAAGGCGTGAAAGTCTGAAAAGTCATAGTGGGTGATATCCATACGTAAGACAACCGTTCGTGGGGCCATTGGTCCTTCAGGTTTGGTGGGGCTATGCGAATAAGATTGGAACATTTGGGGAAACTCCACGTCGGCAACCTGTTTAAGCATCTGCCCAGGGTAGGCGTCCCAGCTATGGGCCGCCCCTGTCATCCAGGAATTGATCGACCTGACTTGGTTCAGTGTTTGAGGCTCGATGATGAGCAGGATGGATCGATCTTGTTTTGGGGAGTCGATTTTGTAATCAATGTCCTCAAATGCAATTTGGTGGTGGCAGCCCCACAGTGGGGTGAGGAGGATAAGGCCAAGAATCCAAAAGACACGGGGGAACTTCGTCATAGCACGTCTCTCCTCAAGGATGGAAAATCTGACGGAGGTGTTTAACCAAAACCCTAAAAAAAACGGAGAAAAAAGGCAATACGATTCACGAAATTTTTTAGGACAGTATGCCTTGACTCTGTATGGAAACCACCCTATTCTCAAGCCTCTCCAACCACACGTCGGGTTTCTGGCCCCTCTCCGTAGAATTTCCTTTTAGGCAGAGTACAGGGATTTTTGAGGGAAACATCTACGAGTGATTCCCGATAGGAACTCCCAATGGGAAGAGGTTCTCAGAGCTCATTCATGCCGCACTTCCACCTCATCTTAATAAAAGCCTCCCATTATGACGATGATGGATATGTCATTCAGTGGAAACGGTCGGCCATTCCCTCGAATAGCCTGGCTGTTCTGCACGGTTTGGCGATGGATTGCGCACAGAGAAACATATTGGGAGAGCAGGTCAAGATCGATGTGGAGGCCTTTGATGAAACCAATACCGTTATCCCAATTCAGAAAATCATTAAAACGATAGGAGCAGGGACCGGGGGATTGGTTGGCATTGTGGGAGTGCAAAGCAATCAATTTCCTAGGGCTACTGATATCGGGCGACAATTTTTGCGAGCAGGGATTCCGGTTGCCATTGGGGGATTCCACGTGAGTGGGTGTTTCGCCATGCTTTCTCAGTATCCTGCCGATATCCAGCAGGCGATTAACGAGGGGTTTACCCTTGTGGCTGGAGAAGCCGAAGGCCACTTGGAGGAAATTCTCCTGGACGCATTCAGAAAAACTCTAAAATCTGTCTATAACTTTATGTCTGATTTCCCCTCGCTTCAAGGTGGCCCGTTGCCATTTTTGCCTGTGAGTGTGGTTCAAAAAACCTTTCGTCGGATGTCGAGTTTTGATGCAGGACGAGGGTGCCCGTTTCAATGTAGTTTTTGCACAATTATCAATGTTCAAGGACGCACTTCTCGATGGCGATCGCCTGAGGATATTGAAAGAATAATCAGGGCCAATCTTCAGCAAGGAGTCTGGCGTTTTTTGATTTCTGATGATGATTTCGCCAGAAATAGACAGTGGGAACCAATCCTGGATCGAATTATCCATATGCGCGAGCAGGAAGGCCACAGGATTTCCTTGACCATTCAGGTCGACACACTCTGTCATAAAATTCCTGGTTTTATCGAAAAGGCCTATCGAGCGGGTTGTCATAATATTTTTATTGGGTTGGAAACTCTCAATCCGTTTTCGTTAACGGGAGCCAAAAAACGGCAGAATAGAATTCAAGAGTATCGAACCATGTTGCAGGCTTGGAAAAAGTACGGTTGTACTACCGTTGCTGGCTATATCATTGGGTTTCCGCAAGACTCTGTGAGTAGTGTAGCCCGCGATATTGAGATTCTCAAAAATGAACTGCCAGTGGATCTTGTGGAGTTCTTTATCCTTACTCCCTTGCCGGGGTCGGATGACCATCTGCAGCTAGTGAAGGAGGGAGAATGGATGGATCCAGATATGAATCTTTATGATCTGGAACATCCGACCACCCACCATCCCAGAATGACAGCAGCTGAATGGAGTCACACCTATCGTCAGACTTGGAAGGAATACTATAGCTGGGAGCATATGGAAGTCGTTATGCGACGTGCAGTGGCTACTGGTCAACCAGTGGAAAAATTGATGTTTTTTTTGTTGTGTTTTCATGGATGTTCTTTGGTGGAAGGTATTCACCCTTTAGAAGGTGGGATTTTCAGGAGGAAGCGGCGCCTGAGTCGGCGCCCGAGTTTTCCTTTGGAAAGCCCACTTATTTTTTATCCGCGAAGAATGTGGGAAGTTGTAAGGTCAGGTTTTCGGTGGTTCAATATTGGCTGGAAGTTAAATCGTCTGCGAAAGGTGATAGAACGTAATCCTTCGAAGTTAGAATATAGTGATCTTGCCATTTCCCACACCGGAACGGAGGGAGGAGAAGATTTTGACCTTTATAGGACTTATGATCCTTTCCTTAGAAAAGGTGAAAATAACCTATGATCATTTTTAGGGTTATTTTCAAGAGGTCATGGGATTAAGGAATGGAAGTGTGATCGCGTTTCACAATGAGGTGAGTTCTGCGGGAAGTGGGGGAATGGCCCTGTTGTTTAAGGACCACCGGTCAGTCTGGTTTTTCTGGACAAAAAAGATTGAGAATTTCTTATTTATATCCGCTCCCATGAAAAATTTTCTGTAATAGCGGGAGAACCTGGGGTTCCGGAAAATATGAAATTCCAGGGGTGAGAAATGGTAATGAGAGTTTTCGGTAAATGACTGGGAGTATAAGATTCAGAATTGTTGTGTAGGAGTATTGTGACGGGAAGAATGTGGTGGAATTATGTTTTTTGACTTTCTGTGATATAGAACCTGGCCCGTTTTATTTTATCGAGGCAATTAGGGTATTTATCGAACTGTTGTTGCATCTTGGCTGCACTCAATAAGGTCGCGGCTTTGGACCAATTGACCGAACCACTGAACCCATTAGTCTTAGCCTGTTCCAGTTCCTGAAACGCGGTGTCTAATCCTTTCTTGCATTGTGACGCCATCTGTGGGTCTCTTGGGGCCCCGGCACAGTTGAGAAGGTTAAAACATATAAGAGATCCAAGGATGAAAACGGAGAGTCGTAACGGGTGGCCGACCATGGGGTATCCTTTTTGTCTAGAGATTTTTCTTGGCCAAGGCTAAGGTTTCTCGAACGATATTGGCCAACATGATGGGCAGCAATGTGTCGGTGGATTTGGACGGTAAAAAGATGTCTACCATGTTAAAGGTCAGTGTAAACACAATATCTTCAAATGTAAGAAAGAAACCAGGTTATCAACAGAACCTTCGGTTTCTTGTTTTCAAATCTTTATTCCGTTACAAAGGCGGATCATATGTGTAAGGGAATTCACTGGCGTGAAAATGAATCACTAAAGTAACGGTTGAACCGGATTGCGATATACTTTGATTCTCCATGGGTACATAGACGAGGAAAAGGAAGAAGGTTCCTAAGCAAGGGTTGCTGGGGATTCTCTTTTTTGGGCGATATAATCTCTTATTAATCCTCCGACTAGAGCTTGCTCCTGGCAATGGGAAAATCCTGAGTCTCTCAGGGCTTGAATGATGGTTCCCGGACTCACACAGTGCTGGATCGTTTCCCAATAATATCTCATGAGAATATGAGCTTGAGGGTTCCGTGTGCGAAGGTAGGATAATCTGGGCACAACCCACTTCAAAAAAAACCGACTGAGATGGAAGCTGAGAACAGAATCAGGCTTTGAAATTTCCAATATGACAATCTTTCCTTCTTGTTTTAACACTCGCCAATATTCCTGGAATGTGTGATTCAGGTCCGAAACATGACGAAGAGCATAGCCCATCACAACAAAATCAAAATAACCTTCCCTAAATGGGAGTGCTTCGGCAATCCCTCGTACTGTTTGGGTAACACCTTTTTGATGGCATACGTTTAACATTCCAATGCTGGGGTCCAATCCGATGACCAGACCAGTCTCCCCCACGAGCTTTTTTGCGCAAATGGACAGGGTCCCAGGTCCACAAGCCACATCGAGTACCTTGTTCGATTCCTTAATGCCTGCCAGACGAAGGGCGTGTTCCCGGTACCAATTCCCGGACCCAAAAGACAGCATTTGGCTTATCCAATCATAGTCCGGAGCGACCTGATCGAATTGGCCAGAGAGGGTATGGCGGCGTTGAGCGTCTGATCGATGATACTCCGATAGAATAGGATGGGGGTTGAGCGAGGGACTTTTGAGGGAGGGCTGGGAGTTCATTCAGGATTCTGTGACGGTTCGCAGGAAATTTTGGGAAATTCGATAAATCACATTGACACGTTGAACGGGCGTTGACCTCAATAAGGTTACCACAAACTGACTTTTCTTTGATTAAGAGGATTTAATGACCGAAGCCATGGCGAATAAGAAGTGCGAATGAGTAAAGATAGAGAATTGTACTAAAAATATCCTAGCAGGGAAATGTTCCACTGATTATCGTGATGATGATGAGTCAGGGTCGAACGAATGGCCAAATTT
This DNA window, taken from Nitrospiraceae bacterium, encodes the following:
- a CDS encoding radical SAM protein, which gives rise to MPHFHLILIKASHYDDDGYVIQWKRSAIPSNSLAVLHGLAMDCAQRNILGEQVKIDVEAFDETNTVIPIQKIIKTIGAGTGGLVGIVGVQSNQFPRATDIGRQFLRAGIPVAIGGFHVSGCFAMLSQYPADIQQAINEGFTLVAGEAEGHLEEILLDAFRKTLKSVYNFMSDFPSLQGGPLPFLPVSVVQKTFRRMSSFDAGRGCPFQCSFCTIINVQGRTSRWRSPEDIERIIRANLQQGVWRFLISDDDFARNRQWEPILDRIIHMREQEGHRISLTIQVDTLCHKIPGFIEKAYRAGCHNIFIGLETLNPFSLTGAKKRQNRIQEYRTMLQAWKKYGCTTVAGYIIGFPQDSVSSVARDIEILKNELPVDLVEFFILTPLPGSDDHLQLVKEGEWMDPDMNLYDLEHPTTHHPRMTAAEWSHTYRQTWKEYYSWEHMEVVMRRAVATGQPVEKLMFFLLCFHGCSLVEGIHPLEGGIFRRKRRLSRRPSFPLESPLIFYPRRMWEVVRSGFRWFNIGWKLNRLRKVIERNPSKLEYSDLAISHTGTEGGEDFDLYRTYDPFLRKGENNL
- a CDS encoding class I SAM-dependent methyltransferase, whose protein sequence is MNSQPSLKSPSLNPHPILSEYHRSDAQRRHTLSGQFDQVAPDYDWISQMLSFGSGNWYREHALRLAGIKESNKVLDVACGPGTLSICAKKLVGETGLVIGLDPSIGMLNVCHQKGVTQTVRGIAEALPFREGYFDFVVMGYALRHVSDLNHTFQEYWRVLKQEGKIVILEISKPDSVLSFHLSRFFLKWVVPRLSYLRTRNPQAHILMRYYWETIQHCVSPGTIIQALRDSGFSHCQEQALVGGLIRDYIAQKRESPATLA